The segment TACAGCGCTTGATGGTGGCTTGTGGCAGGGGCTTATGCCCCTCCTGGCCCCCTTACAGCAAAACTCTCCCAGGGCCCCCAGCACTACCATCCTTGCTCTCTTGCAGCCCAGACTCACTTCAGCCTGTCCCCACTGCTCCACTGAGTCACCATACCTTCCTCCTTGTTGCCCCTCTGAGGACCAAGTCTTTGTTTTCATCAGCACCTTAAAAACTGaccacttcctcctcctgctAAAGCCTCTTGGATGCCCACCACActctcctgctttttcttttcttttaaagattgtatttattcattcgagacacagagatacagagagagagagagagcacgagcaggggggagtgggagagggagaagcaggcctcccgctgagcagggagcctgatgcagggctcgatcccaggatcctgggatcatgacccgagccgaaggcagacgcttaaccatctgagccacccaggcgcccctctcctgctttttcttctggttttctgGACTCCTGGACTTCTTTGCTGGCTCCTCCTGTCAACCAACCTGTGGAAGTTCATTCTCCCCTGAGTAATCTCATCCCATCTGATGGACATTCCAGtgatttctaaattcttttcatTAGCCCTACCCTTTTCTGCCAGCTCCAGGCTGGTACATCGAAGAGTCTCCTTGGTAGCTCCACCCAAGATACCTCAAACTGAAGGTGCCCCCAACCTATTCCAAAGTTATTAGTAAATGCCAGCACAATACACCTGGTTACTTAAGCCTAAGTCCCCAAATGAATGATGAACTCATCCTTGAccactctttccttccttcctccaatcCTATCCTGTCAGTTCCTCCTCCCAGATCCCTGTGGACCAGCTACCCGTCTTCACCTGCGCTCGGCCATCAGTCTAAGGCACGCTGATCTCTCACCTAGGGACTGCAGCGGTCTCCTAACTGGTGTCCCTGCTTCCTCCTTTTCCCCGACACAGCCAGGAGTCCACACAGCAGCGGGAGTGAAGGCTTACACACTGACAGCAGACCACGCCCACATAGAGCGAATCCCAAGCCCCGAGCAGGCCCGCGAGGAGGCCTTAAACCATCTGGCCTCTGCCCGTGTCTGCAACCTCGTTCTCCCGCCACTGCCCCGGAGCCCGCCACGCTGGCCCTTGGCCGCTTGCCAGGCCCGTCGAGCCCGCGTCCTTCTTTGCACTAGCCGTTCCCTCTCCCGCGGACCTTTGCGCGGACCTTTGCTCGGCTGAACCCTCCCCGAGGGCCCGCTCCTCATCCTCTTGGCACCTCCCACCAGCTGACGTTGCCCTGTTTGCCCACGTGTTTACCGCGCGCCCCGCACTCCCACCCCACCGCGGGATGCGGCTCTCGGCGGGTCGGGCCGCGTCCGTGCAGGTCCGCCCGGCTCGTCGCCGCGCGCGCAGGCGGCCGGGAAGGGCGAGTGGAGGCCCCGGCCCCTCCACGGCGCGGACACGGAGGCCCGGGAAGGACAGGCGCTCGGGCGGGCTGCGGCGCGCAGAGCCCGGCCTGGACCCCTCTTCCCGGCCCGGGCCGGCCGTCCCCCGCCCTCGGGGGCGCGCGCAGGGCCCGCGGCGCGCCCACTCACCTCGGCCGCAGGCGTTCCGGGCCGGATCATCCGGCCGGAAGTGCCGGGCCGAGCGCCGCCACCGGGGGGCACTTCCGCCGAAAGacgccgggggcggggcctgccggcggcggggcggggcagggcggggctcCGGAGGTGGGCCCGCTGGCACCGTCCTGGAGACCCAGCGCTGAGCAACCCCTGTGCTGTCTTAGCTTATCTCTTGCGCTCCATCGGCCTCACTCTGGAGCCCCGGTGCGTGCTGCGGAGGCATGCGTACCCGGGGCAGCTGGAAAATAGCCacctgtttacttttttttttttcaaagattttatttacttatttgacagagagagacagcgagagagggggcacaagcagggggaggtgggagagggagaagcaggcttcccgcgaccagggagcctgatgaggggctccatcgggactccatcccaggacgctgggatcatgacctgagccgaaggtagacgctaaacgactgagccacccgggcgcccccaccTGTTTACTTCTATTGAACAGATTAATTTACCTTATTCCAACCCAGTGCTGGGCAATCATGGAACCACAAAGATAAGGAAATCTCTCATGGGCTTTTTCTTCTGCGAGCTTAAGCCAGCTGGGGAGTGTGATAAGTCAGGGGCATTAAATTTTAGGACTTACAAGATCCATGGGAGATAATAATACACATTTGTGAAACATTTGTGTGCCTTAAACTTTAAGAATTATCTTAATTTCAGTAGattgagtggggggtggggggagtgtcaGGGCAGAGGAAATGAGGAGAGGGGAAGGCTGGGGCCTGGCTTAAAGCCCAGCTGTTTATAAGGGGAGTTAACAAAAGCTGTGGTTGGAAAAGTAGCTGTGGGGCAGTTGCAGTGGTCTCAAAAATGCCAGCTAGGAAATTCAGATCCCACTCATGTTGCAGGATGGATTAAAAGAGGCAGAGCCTGGCGCAAGAACCcccaggagggcagagcaggCTAGGGTTGCAGAATGGGGGCCAGTTAGGGGTTTTTTGCCCTCTCCTCCCAGTGCCTCCTGTGCTCTCCTCTAACACTGGCTGCAAACATGGATCCTTGCGAGTGACTCGGCCAGCTTCCCCGGCCCCTCTGAACAGAAGGTTCAAGCCCAGAGTGTAAGCAATGCATTATGCAAACccctgctgccccctgcccccgccagtTGGCATCCTGCAGCCGAGTTTGTTCATTCAGCACTTACCGAGTACCCACAATGGCACCCATCACTGCCCGAGGTCTTGGCTGTGTTCAGTCCTCAAGGCCTGCACTGCACGCACTTGCTGTGCCTTTCGAAAAAGCTTGTCCTCGCCCCCTTCTCcctcagagggaaaagaaagtatcTATTTTCATCACCACCCTCATTCAAGCCTCCCAGCTACCAAGGCTGAGTTTTGGAGCAACAGCCTAAAACACCAGCTGGAAGGCTGGGCACTAAGCACTGGCGACACACAGGGTGAAAAACGTGTCTTCTTTGTAAGTCACAAGAATGTGAGCTGTTCCCTGGCTGCGTCCctggcaggggggagagggaggctaTGCTCATGGGGGTGTACGGTATGCCGTTCCTGGCCGTGCCCGGCAAGCCGCAGCAGAAAACACTTTGTCCTGGTGCAACAGTCTGTGAGCATCCTGAACTGTCgaggtgcgtgtgtgtgtgtgcgcgtgcacatgCCCAGGGAGGGCAAAGTGGTTGAAAAGACATAATGAAATGAAAGCTTGTCAAGGTGACAGCTCCCTTGGGCGGAAAGAGCAAGTACAGAGAAACAGCTGTTAATAGGTACCACGGTACGTACATGAAagagtatttattgaaaacatggTTACTGATGGGAAGCTCCTGGCTGCTCTCAGTTACTCTCTTGGCTCACAACTGGaagtggtatttttctttttcttttttttgttttagggagagcctccaattttattttccctcaaacATTCTGTCCTAGGATAGGTAgatcttatataaatatatatacacgtCTGTATAAGTATGGCCTctagtaaagaaaatatatagtacaCTCTTCATCGGGCAGTACCTACCATGCCAGCCTACCAAGACTGAATGCCGCTGTGTTCACATGTCCAAGGAGGGAGGCTGGGCGCGTGGTTTACATGTGCCGCAGCACCAGGGAAGCCCGTGGGCACAGCCGTGGCCTCAGCTAGCTCCCTGAAATCATGGCCAGTGGCAGAAACCACAGCACTGGGATGGGAGGGCGAAGGGAAGGCCAAACTTCCTGAGGTCGGGGAGgccaaaggaaagcaaagaggagGGGGCTGCCATTCAGTTAGGCGGGAGATTTCTCtctaaggaaggaaaagataaaaatggctggggggggcggggagggagtgGACTCCAGTGGCCTCACCAGTCTCGGCCCAGGCCTTGTCTGGGCTCTCCCTGCAGAGTTCTTTGAGACTAGAGGGTAGGACTTAGCTCGCATGTCTTTGACTTGCCAGGATGAGAGCCTGAGAGCTTGGGAGGGAGAACTTTCCATCTGCCCAGACAACTGTGTGGGCAAGAGAGATCTGGTGGCTCCGGAGACCAGAGATGTTAGAGCCGAGCCTCAGTAGCAGCAGCTTACTGGCACTGAATGAGGCCAGAGTGAGCCCTCACGAAGGCGACGAAAGCAAGGGCAAGGCATCTACCAAGCAAAGGCCAAGGCCTCTGCCTGGATCTGAGACACAGGCATGGGTCACCCAAAGGCAGTCTCTCTGAGGCTCTCAACACACCTAGAACGTCTGTCCTCTGCGGGCAGCCTTTGCTGGGCTAGCTCTTGCCCACGCGGGATCCAGCTGACCCGAGAGCAGGCTCAGGAAGAAAAGGTGAGTGACTCTTGTTAACTCCAGCCCAAGCAGTCCCTGGCCCGGAAGACAAGGGCATCTGCTATTCATTCCTCACGCTCCGATCCCGGGCTCCGCGGTGACAGCGAGGGCCGAGCACCCTGCCTTCGTGATTTATGGTGGGCAGGGACCAAGAAGAAGCTCTGGGTGGTCTGAGGGGAGTCTGAGGAATGGCTGGCATTCACTGGCCACCGTGGTCACTACAGATTCTGTACAAGCAAAAGACAAGGCACCAGTCTGTGGGTGTTTCTCCTGGGCCCCAAATCCCTTCCTGGCTACCGTGGAgtctggctccaggctcagccGTAGTGATAGACAAAGTCATAGCTGCTGGGCTCCTTGGGCACTGGCGGCGGGGCTTCAGGAATCTGGATGTTCTCCAGATCCAGGAGCCGCAGCTTcatctccatgctcagcagggtgtccAGGTCACTCTTGGTCAGCTCGCTGGACATGTCCTTCCCCAGAAGGGCACTGAGGCCATCGATCCAGATGCAGTACTGTGGAAGCAAGTTGTAAAACATCACATGGTGGCCCCTGGTCAGCCGGAGGGCCTGCCAAGGTCCCTTTGATGACAGGATTCACTGTAGTCTCTTTTGACACTACTTAGTATAGGCAGAGCTGATTTGGGATAATGGCAAAGATAAAATGGGAGGTGATCATtcactttccaaaaaaaaaaaacaaaaaaccttttggCTTTTATGAGGGATTTACATTTAAGCTTCCTAAGATAATctgaaatatgatttatttttatttatttttttaaatatgatttttaaaaaatgcaactaATGAATACAGCAAAACAAGACGTGAGTACTGGGGCATCAACTAGCCAAAACTGCCCAGGAAATGAGCAacggttggggggagggggatacaTATTAGGTGTAAAAAGCAGGACCCAAAAGGAATCACTGTAGcatctcaattttatttcaaaaaaagttaaaaaaaaaaaaaaaagcccagtcAACAAATGTTAAAAGTAAGTGCTAGAGAAATTGAACTTGAGGGTCTCATGATAAGGGGGAATAACAGAGAACTGTCGACCTatccctctctcactcctgctCAGTCTTTTTCCCTGCCTTTGCTCACCTGTCTCCCCACCTGCTAGTTCTTCACTTCTTCCCAACAGAATTCCACTGGCAGCTCAGGGCTGCCAAAGTGTCTCCTCTTCCAGAAGCCCCACCTCTAGTGCCCTCTGATGCTCCCCGAGCTCAGCAGCCACACGGGGCTCAAGCACAGTTACTCATGTAACACCAAGTATCTTCCAGTGCTGCAAGTACCACTGTGGGGGCCCGTCAGGCGGACCAGACCCGTCAGCCCCAAAGCCCAGGCCAGACCCTCTACCACCTGTGCCCAGGAGCCCTGAGGACAGAGGATCTGTCGGGTTCGCTCGGGAAGGTGGCCATGCGGAGACTGAAAAGGGGGAGAGTTTTCCCAGTCTGGACAAGTTCGGTTATCCCCCGTGACCCTGATTTTCTAACTGCAACTTACGGCTGCTGCTGAAGAGCAGTAAGCTGGGAGCCCAGCCCAGGGGGATGGACGCCAGCCTGGCAGATCGCCAGCGCCAAAAAGCCTTCATGACACGCTGTGGTCCCCTGCCTCTGGGGGATGTCCCTGTTCTGCCCACTCCTGCCTTCAGCTGAAGAGTCACAGAAGGGGCGGGGCTGTCCAAAGCGGGACCACACTGCTCACCTCATACTTGTTAGGTGCGATGAAGTTTAAGGTCTCATCAGGGTCATACAGGATGGAGAACGCCAACTCCAACACCTCCTGAAAGAGAAAGGGTTTCAGTTccatgggggcgggggtggcctGGGCTCTGCGCGCCAAGATCTTGGCCAAATTCCTTGTCACCTGGCACCGTCACTGAAGGCGCTGATTCAGACGTGGTATCACCAGGCCCCCAGCACGTgcaccagtgtggctggagacaaGGCATCATGGTATGAGCGCTAactcacccaccccccacctgagTCACATCTAACATGTGGATGCTCCTAACACTGGAGAAAAGTCATTTCTCAACACTCAAAACCTCTGCATCTCGGAGTCCAAGACTGTAGGTGACCTACATATGTAGGTACGTATGTTGGTGATCAGACTGAAAGTCTTAATGGTTTAGAAACCACCACAACAATAACAAATTGTGGCCAAAGATGACAGAATTTAAGCATCAACAACATAACTGTAATGGACTGGGACAAATATCAATTTGcttaaatccatgagttcatagtaatactaaacaaaacaaaacaaaacacatacacaaaattggTCAATGTTGGATGATACCAGAGAACCAACTCACTGTTTTAAAAGTAGGtacttttataaaaggaaagaatcaagcaCTTACTCTCCTTTCTTATATAAACTTGACCACTGGGAAGCCAAGAGTAGATGATGGTAAGTTTCTGTTCAGAGAAGTAGTTCAGCTCATAAATGAGAATGACCGCATTAGAACACCACTAGTTTGCAAATCTTAATTTACTCGTGGAAGAGGCACTTAGCACCAAGAGTCTGCTAACATCGCAAAAAGAAAGACGATCACATCATGTGTCTCTTGATAGAACACAACACCACCTAGGAAGTCATTCtgtccaccccccccaaaaaagggggtCAAACCTGAACTGGATCAAGCCTCCCCCTAAATCTCTCCACCAACGTACAGATCTGGGACAGAGAAGCAAGTTAAACTATACCACCGGGAGACAATCAGCACATTTCAGACTCTGAGAAACTACCAAACAAGCAACCTGGTTTCTTCAACTAATAAACcgcaaagaagaaaacaaagatggaaaagagaaagaggaactaAAGACTAATCACAATGTGCATATCCTATTCGGATTCTGTTTCAGTGAACAAAACGGGTATGagtatgcatatgtgtgcacgtgtgtgtgtacacgtaagcatttataaatttttatacagagaaattatgttatttataagAATGCAAACATATATGGAATATTTGATATTAAAtgacaacttttaaaatttcttttcaggTGTGATAACGGTATTGTGATTATGTGAAGAGTCCTTATCATTTACAGATacattctaaatatttaagaGGAAATGACATCAtacttgattttttctttgatgtaATAATAAGCGGATGGGTAGGCCTGGCCACGGTTGTTGAGGCTGGGTGATGCGTATGTGGGGGTTCtatctgtttttgtgtatgttcaAAACTGTTCTTAGTAAGAGCCGTAGGAATAACttagagggagagaaggggggcgGGAGAGCGTGTACTTAAACCGCGACTACCGCCTGAACCCTCCGGCATCACCGTGACTATGACCGTGACTCTGGCAGGCTTGCTGCTCCGCTCACCTTGTTCTGTTTCAGAGCGCTCTTCTCTTTCATGTGGGGGCAATCCTTCCCAGTGACGATGGCCTTAATGTCTGCAACAGGAACTGCGAAATGAAGGGCATTAGTCTCTGGAAGATTCACGCTGCGAGTGGGTCTTTGCATCAGTGCTGGAAGGGGAGCCCCAGCCCCCAGACCAAAGGGCTGTGTCAGCTCAGACAGAGTAGCCTGGTGCTACTTCCCGGGGCCATGGCCTGCTTGGCTGCGTCCAATCTCACCGGGGGTCAGTTCAGGGCTCTGGGATCGTCTCCCCGAGGACCGGAGCCTTAGACACTCACGTCACTTCCACGGCACCGTGAGGAAGGCGACAAGGCCCCCAGCGCAAACAGCCGTGCTCACTACCTGCCAGCCCCTGCCCTAAGGCCTTGACGTACATGACTCATTCAATTCTGACGAGGGACATGTGCCTATTGCTCCCATTTTGCACGAGAAACCAAGGCAGAGGTGAGAGTTAACCTGCATTAATTAGAATTAACGGCAAagcttggatttgaatccaggcagtctggcttcagagccccGGCTGTGCCACCGCCTTTCGGTACAGTCTGGTAGCGCCCCTGACAATCTACCAGCCCCATTCCCACCGGGGATCCCACGGGCTTCCCCgagcagccctgtgaggtagtCCAGGTAGAGAGGACCTCTGACAGATGAGCAGACAGGTCCAGGGAGACAAGTGGTCCACGACCAGATAATCGGCTTGAGATAGCCAGGACTAAAACTCAggtctcctggggcgcctgggtggctcagtcagttaagcgtctgcattcggcccaggtcatgatcccagggtcctgggatcgagcccggtgtcaggctctctgctcagcggggcgtctgcttctccctctccctagtcctgctgccctccctgcttgtgctctctctttctctttctgtcaaataaataaataaaatcttttaaaaacaaactcaggTCTCCTGACATCGAGTCCAGCTACTACGACACATTGATGGAGAAATGAACCTACTTTTCTCCTGCAGGGATTCAAACGTCACCTCCCCTTGAGGGTTGTCATCCAAGTCACCATAGTGCAGGACTTTGTGGTTCAGTGCCAAGCGGCAGTACCAGAAACGTTCTGGAACACAAAGCAAGACAAGCAGGTGACCAGGGACAGTTCTGGCAAAGGCCAGGGCACATGAAGGGCAAAAGGATGACATGTTCCCGGCCTGCTCCCTGCAGGCTCTGTCCggcaggctccctcccccgtACGGTGACTCGGAGAGGTAAGGACCAGCCCAGCCGCCCAGACCCCCTCACCTTGCCTCCGACGGTTCCCAATCTTCCGGAAGCTGCTGCCCTCACAGAGCCGGTTCAGCCGCTGCTGCTTGATCAGCTCCAGGATCTCAGGCTGGATCTTCTCCCTCAGCTCCCTGGGGGGACGCGCACGGAAGCAAGGGGAGGTGAAGACACGGCAGGGCTGGTGGTGcctcccccccactccaccccccgccgccccccgccaccCAGAGGCACTTACACGATTGGCGGGGACTGGAAGTCATCCTGACTCATCCGCTCGGATTGGCGCAGTCGCAGGATCTCAGAGTAGCTCAGGCTACGCAGTTTGCTCTTGAACTGATCCAAAGAGCTGGGTTTGGAGGGCAAAGCTCGAGTGATCTGCTCTCGGACCACCTGCATGACCTGAGCGGGAAGGAAGCCGGCTGCCTCAGTCCCTCTGCTGAGGGGCCAGGCCCGGTGCAGGCAGCCcggctctgcccctgccctggagTCACCCCAGACACCCGCTGGGTGAGCAAGAATACTGACTCTCCGAGGCACACACCTTCTTAGGTGGTTCTCGGGGACAAATGCCTGCTAGGGACAAATGCTTTCTTTCCCACAAATTTCAACTAGTCGACAGTGTGCTGAAATGAGCACAGGTTTGGAAGTCGGAGGGAAAGAGGCTCAGATCCTGACCCCATCTCTTAATCTGTGCCTTGAGCAAGCCGCTTGCTGTCTGCAGGCCTCCCTCTCCTCATCTCTAAAGCCAGAGAAAGGAAGACTCGATTTCGGATATACGCTTCCCCTCAAACAATAGTGAAAGAGGAAACAGGCCAGCCCATGGCCCGTCGGGCAGCTCTGCGCTCATGCAGGGCAAAGTCTACAAGAGAAAAGACTAGAGGAAGACGTGAACATGGTCATCACTGGGTGGTGGACTACAGAGAACTTTCTCCTCCTCATACCTTGCAGATTGTTTACAATGAGCTGAGCGGCTTCTGGACTGTCGGCTTTTGACGGCCCAGCGGTGAGTGCTCTGTGGAGCGTGGGGACTTGGGTGTGCGTCAGGAATGACTACTGAGTGGAGAGCCAGGACGGGCCTATCCTGCCAGTCCACACCTCTCCCTAACGTTTCCTGGCCATGGAACCGCACCAGGGCCTGACATAGTAAGCGCTCAGTCAACCAGCGCTTGTATGGTTAGGCTTAGCCTCCTGCCCTCTACGGGAGACAGGCGGGCAGGTACTGGCTCCTCTGGGGCCATGAGGGGCCCAGGGCACCGAGGGGCAGACCCCTGCTCCAGGCCacagaggaagcacaagcagaggggccCGAGGTTCTCCGGTGTGGCATCTTGTGACCCGGGGCTGCCGACACGCTGGTTTCCCAGCTCAGGGGCTCCCCAGGCTCCGGAGAGTGGTCACAGACTGTCACGTGACGGCCTCCAGCCGTGGGCGTCAGAGCTCTGTGACACGGACCTTGTTGAAGTCCTCGGCTGTCGCCCTCATCTCCTTCCAGGTCTTGTTCAGCAGCTGGATGCAGATCCCGAAGAGCTCCTCAAACGCGCGGTCATGGGTAAAGAACATCGGGTGGTAGTCGTTGCGGCCCTCGTTGGCtatggaggaagagaagcagggagggtGAGGCTGGGTGCTCGCGTGCACTCAAGTCCCGAGGAACAAAAGCAGAGCAAGGCCAAGGCGAGTGAAGAGTGTGGGATGGGCCTTTCTCTACTTCCTCCGCTTTCTTCTCTCGGTCTGGCTCTGCCCTCTCTCAGGCTCGGCCAGCCTGACACACGGGGCCAAATGGATGGAGGCGCAGCTCCTGCACACGTGAAATGACCCGCTCAAACCAAGCAGCAGCCATGATTCCCAAAAGCGAGGATAAGACGGCTCACGGCTCACCCGGTGACTGCCCACACAAAGCACACTAGTTGTCCCGTCCCACTGACCCCTAGCTTTGTAACCTCGAGTCCCCCTAGGCTCCTGATTACGGAGTCACTGAAAGAAGAGGGGGGTGGCTGGGACTTACGCAGCTCCCCAACCTGCAGGATTTCACAGAGCATTTTGGTGAGCTCGATGGCGCTGCGGCCGAAGGGGCACTCGTGTTTGTCCTCCCGGCTACTGTTCTCCAAGACGATctggggggaggaaggcagggggatTAGGGAGGCGAGACATGTGGTGGCAGGGCTGAGCCAGCTGGCCCCCAGCTGTTACCCGGATGTAGGTGTCCTGATGGACTTTAGCCAAGTACAGCATGTTGTCCAAGGCCAGCATTCCAGGAGGAGTCTGGGTAAAGTCCATCGCTGGGTTGATATGGTTCTGGGGAAATAAAGGAACCGGACTTGAGACTCGGTAGCCTCCTGTGTGCGGTGCCACCTGAGGGGACGCCCTACTGCCCTCCTGTCCATGCCACTAGCTCTCGTGTTGCCTCCTTCCTGCCCACCATCTCTGCGAGATGGGGAGCTCCTGACCTGGGACTGTGCTGACTCATTCCgtctccccagcacccagcatacTGTGTGCTGAGTGGGTAGGTGCACGCTAAGTGTTTAATTGAATTAACTCCATCATCAAATGTGTCCTACCACAAGATATCCACTTCTGCTTTTCAAAGCACCTCGCTGCTTTCAGGAGAGGTCCTCTCTTTACCCATGTGACTGACCTCTTGGACTCTCCAACAGATGGATTCATTCCAAGGGGCCAAATGCTGCACGGAAATGTGTGACCTCCCAGCGCCAAGGCCAACTAAGTGTCAGGGCCCCTCCAGCTTCTTGGTGTCATCGATTCCAGGGCCACCATGATGAAGGGGGGGTCCTCGGGGCTCTGTGTGGGTGCGCCCTCTGACCTCCTGTCAGGGGAGCGGGCCTCCCAAGATCCATACTTTGTGAAACTTACAGTAAATCCCAGCATTTTGTAGTCCTTGGTATACATGGCTTTGCGCTTCTCAGTCCCACTCCCGGGGACATTGCTAGGGTCAGACTCTGCATCAAATGCGATCCTTCTCAGTTCAAATATAATGTCTCTTTGAGCCTGAGAAGTGAAACGGACAGCCAGGAGGTAAATCAGCTAACCCAgggaagcaaggaaaagaaagagcaggtTGGGCTTTCCTGGGCAGGACCCTGGCCCTGCTCAGTCTCCGAGAAGGCATCACCTCTGCCTTCAAGGGACAGAGGTGGGCTTGGCCCAGAGAGTCACCCAGCGGGAAGAGACGGCAGGGAGGTAGAGCCAGGTTTCCAGGGCAACACAAACCATTTCAGCAGACACAATCgagcacagtccctggcacacaTCAGGTGCTCAATGCGGAGCCTAACGGTGGAATGCACCACATCAAAAGGCGTACAACTTAAGCCAGGAGTACTTGGTCCCACGGAGCACCTACCTGGTCATTGGGGTCCATCTTGGTCATCATCCTTTCTTCCAGAAGGTTAAAGGTCAGGACTTGCAGGACATACAGCTGATGGGCCATCTCAGTTTTGATTGGGCGGTTCCCTCGGATCACATGCTGGAAAAAGCAAAGGCAGGGGGCAAGGGCTGAACTGATTTTCTTCTCCTGAAGACTCACATCCATGCTGGTGAAAAAGAAAGTATGCTGGGCAGGGAACAGGGTTTCCCTCCCACACACGGAACTTGGAGACTTCGTGTTCTAGAAGGGATGGAGCATGAAAGGTCTCGATTCAGGCTGAGATGATTCACTGCAGGCCCCAAGGGCACAGCCCCTTTTTCCGCGCTCCCCTGGGCAGGGGAAGTGGAACCCAGGGCAGAGGCTGTATCCGGTCACGCCAAAGACAAGGGAGGCTGCCCTGCTACGAttctgacgcagggctcagtgGCTGGACCTTCCTCCAAGTGGGCACTCAATCCAAGACAACAGACAGTGTGTGCGGAGGACTCCGCTTTGTCTTCCCGTAGAAAAATACAATGTTGTGCATGGCCTCACCAAGTAGAGGCTTTAGGAAAGGACATTTTCTTGAAATAGTATGGAGACACCTACACAAAGGAGAGCACCTAATGCTCCTTGTCCAGCCCCCAACGCTCCCCCCGCCACCTTCTCTCCTATCACTCTGCGTACGCTCCCCTCCCCGTGTCCCCTGTATTCTGTCCCGCCCCCTCTCTTTCCATGACCCCCACCACGCCCTCTCAGTTCTCACCTCCGTCCCTCTGACGCCcaccccacttcaggctcccccCTTCCCTCATACCCCACCTCTTTTTCTCACATGCtacctctccctgtgtcccttgGGTTGATCAACGCCTGGCGACGTTCTTGCCTCCTATTGCCCTGCTCTCACTCCCACAATGGCTGCTCTTCCTGGCTTGCTCCCTcgtatttcttgctttttctctgtcttacCCGCCATCTTGAATCGTTCTTGGTCTCTTCTCACCCAAATGAGACTCTTGCCCAGTTTTCCACACACACTCCCTCCATGTCCTTCATGTTCTCTCACTCAGTCTAGCTCTATGTCTCCggagctgtgctgtccaatatggtagccactcgGCATATGTTAGAATTCAC is part of the Neomonachus schauinslandi chromosome 10, ASM220157v2, whole genome shotgun sequence genome and harbors:
- the ELMO2 gene encoding engulfment and cell motility protein 2 isoform X2, producing the protein MPPPSDIVKVAIEWPGANAQLLEIDQKRPLASIIKEVCDGWSLPNPEYYTLRYADGPQLYITEQTRSDIKNGTILQLAISPSRAARQLMERTQSSNMETRLDAMKELAKLSADVTFATEFINMDGIIVLTRLVESGTKLLSHYSEMLAFTLTAFLELMDHGIVSWDMVSITFIKQIAGYVSQPMVDVSILQRSLAILESMVLNSQSLYQKIAEEITVGQLISHLQVSNQEIQTYAIALINALFLKAPEDKRQDKHLNPLDLPVTDMANAFAQKHLRSIILNHVIRGNRPIKTEMAHQLYVLQVLTFNLLEERMMTKMDPNDQAQRDIIFELRRIAFDAESDPSNVPGSGTEKRKAMYTKDYKMLGFTNHINPAMDFTQTPPGMLALDNMLYLAKVHQDTYIRIVLENSSREDKHECPFGRSAIELTKMLCEILQVGELPNEGRNDYHPMFFTHDRAFEELFGICIQLLNKTWKEMRATAEDFNKVMQVVREQITRALPSKPSSLDQFKSKLRSLSYSEILRLRQSERMSQDDFQSPPIVELREKIQPEILELIKQQRLNRLCEGSSFRKIGNRRRQERFWYCRLALNHKVLHYGDLDDNPQGEVTFESLQEKIPVADIKAIVTGKDCPHMKEKSALKQNKEVLELAFSILYDPDETLNFIAPNKYEYCIWIDGLSALLGKDMSSELTKSDLDTLLSMEMKLRLLDLENIQIPEAPPPVPKEPSSYDFVYHYG
- the ELMO2 gene encoding engulfment and cell motility protein 2 isoform X1; amino-acid sequence: MPPPSDIVKVAIEWPGANAQLLEIDQKRPLASIIKEVCDGWSLPNPEYYTLRYADGPQLYITEQTRSDIKNGTILQLAISPSRAARQLMERTQSSNMETRLDAMKELAKLSADVTFATEFINMDGIIVLTRLVESGTKLLSHYSEMLAFTLTAFLELMDHGIVSWDMVSITFIKQIAGYVSQPMVDVSILQRSLAILESMVLNSQSLYQKIAEEITVGQLISHLQVSNQEIQTYAIALINALFLKAPEDKRQDMANAFAQKHLRSIILNHVIRGNRPIKTEMAHQLYVLQVLTFNLLEERMMTKMDPNDQAQRDIIFELRRIAFDAESDPSNVPGSGTEKRKAMYTKDYKMLGFTNHINPAMDFTQTPPGMLALDNMLYLAKVHQDTYIRIVLENSSREDKHECPFGRSAIELTKMLCEILQVGELPNEGRNDYHPMFFTHDRAFEELFGICIQLLNKTWKEMRATAEDFNKVMQVVREQITRALPSKPSSLDQFKSKLRSLSYSEILRLRQSERMSQDDFQSPPIVELREKIQPEILELIKQQRLNRLCEGSSFRKIGNRRRQERFWYCRLALNHKVLHYGDLDDNPQGEVTFESLQEKIPVADIKAIVTGKDCPHMKEKSALKQNKEVLELAFSILYDPDETLNFIAPNKYEYCIWIDGLSALLGKDMSSELTKSDLDTLLSMEMKLRLLDLENIQIPEAPPPVPKEPSSYDFVYHYG